ACCCTACTAAATGTTTAATATTCACATTTTGAAGATAACTACTCTTACCATTACAGTATCCCTTCCTCTCAATTTTGGCACTGAGAGACACTGGCCCAGAGGTGAAAAACCAACAGCCAACCATCTTCTCCTGACTTCTTAGAACAGGTGTCTATAAAATAtagagtatttttcattttatggcatAAAGCTATCAGTCACTTGCAGTTTAACGTTATGCGTATTAGTCATTGCAGTCTAGCTCTAAAAGTCACTTGATTTGAATCACTCTACTACTCAATGGAACTGGAGTTTTGCTACCATGTAAAACGGAACCAAGGTTTGACTATCTGAACATAGGGCTGTTTTAAAATCCCAGTCTGCATTTAGACCATATTAACGAGGTAACAGAAACCAATGTGCATTTGGATGTAATCTGTCTTCAAACAGATTGATTTAGCAGATGTTATAGGTGTGACTTTTTAAAGGTCTGATGGAGTACTGCGGTATTTAAGCCCGTGTTCCTCAGTGCAGAAGAATGCAGAATTCATTTCATCTGCAAGCAACTAATAGTTAAGCAGGTAAACTGTTTTTACCTTTGTATCCTTCACAAGAAAGGACAAATGTATACACACTGGGCTAAGGTGATGCATCTTCATAGCTTGCAAGCCACACAACCCCCCAAAAATTTAGGCTGATGACAAAAACCATCTTAATTATTCATGGAGGACTGTGACATTAGATGACACTTACACTGTTGGTAAAATTTTCATTAGAATAAACTTACAATGTCCGAGTACACATGTCAAGGGTCCCAGCCAGGATTCAAGCTACTTAAAATGATTTACCAGGCTCTAGTCCCCAGTCAATAGAATTATGGAGTCTAAAATTTGTGTTGTTTTGCAATTTTTTGGTGGTAACCTTGGAATCCATTAAGACAGGCACCGCCTACTTTACGTGCCCCACagccctctcctgctctgctctaCCCTTGCAGCATCTGATGTACTGCCTTCGTACTCCTGATCTACATCGTTGAATACAAAGGCTATATTCTGCTTACAGACGCCACTGCCAAAATACTTCTCTAAGGTCTCTCtagacagaaaaattaaaacgTAAGcatataaagagggaaaaaaccctgtTCAAAACATTTCTTAGCTATGTTCACATCATgatgaaatgttaaaattatcctagcattttaaataaaatagaaattactCATTCATATTTAAATGAATAACCATTTAGATCCAGTTGCTATCATGAAAGTGCAAGgtataattttatattattttcataatatgggttgagataaaagaATCCAGCTCATTAGCTTCCATCTTGCCTATTTTCTCATTACTTAATGCCTGATCTTTCTTATTACTCTACAGTATTTCTAGCGATTATTAGAAACTCAATGCTTTAATGTGGCCAAATCTGTCATAAGGAAATAACTGAAAAGATCTCTGAAGCAGCTGCGTGCACGCACTTAATGTTAGAAAACGACATGCAAAATGGAAGGATACGTAACATAATGGCCAGAGCATAAATGACAGGCTGGGCATGATTAATACTCTTCTGTAATTACTGTTCCTCAACCTACTATTATTGTAGAGTTTAGGACACTGCAGCCCTGTGAATGTAGTTGCTCTGGTAAGAGTAACTACTTTATGCTTgcgcattattattattaagccTTATTTATGCATGTGAAGCCTGCATAACTTTTTGGCAAGAACGTCTCTGCCAGCAGGGATGTAATCAATGGTATTAAAAAAAGCCACTCTGTTTGCTATTCACACAACCTAAGATCATCTATTTATAGAGAAAAGCTTAGGGAGCTTATATGCTTTCAGAAGTCAGAAAATGACACTCCAGAATAACATGGAAATGGTTATGGCTGGATGCGAATGCTTCTTGGAAACGATTTTTTTGCAGCTGGCTTCaaaggggggaggaggagcagaggaccCTCTTACCAATAAAGCTGGCGAGCTGACGTCGATATGGCTAATGACCTGGAGCTCTGTCTGTACACTCTGATCAGGTGCTGCAGGCCTCTCCAGAATTGCCTTCACGTAGTACTGAATACTGCCATACTTCCCAGTAAAAGAGGTCACCAGAGGTCTGAAACGAGCAGTCAGGAAAGCATTACCCTCAGTTTGTTCCAAACACGAGCACTTCCTGTGTATACAAATGTTTACCGATTTACAGCTTGTACTTTTAGGGCCTTAGGGAAACTGAAGCAAACAAGACATGTCTGTGTGCCGGCTGATTAAGACAAACTTATAAAGCTGACCTATCAGTTTGATTCTAAAAGAAACCAAGTAAAATTACATTAAGTTCATGTTCCACAACATGCTGTGTCCAGCACAATCCCTTCACGTCAGATTATTTAACTTACTCTTGAGGGAGCTGAAAGCTGAACGGAAATTCATGTCTTCCATCAAGAAGAATTAAGCTTTCCTCACCTGTAGCATAAAAATGAATAGTATGTTTTAGTTATTCCATAAATAGAAGAACAAAGCAGAtgcttttagaaattatttatgtATAAAAACACCCAGATGCAAGGAACTAGAAGTTTTTATTGATCCCAGTGGGTTCTGGATTGGAGCCCACGCTTTATTTATGCTGTGATGCGatttcaatgaaaaaatcaagGAAACACAGAGACCTTGAGTTTCAGTTCAGGACTCTGGCCAACTTCTAATCCAAAATGGCTTCTGGAAAGCATAAagtaaatttcttttcctttgcaatttGCAGGACACCAATTGATCTACCTTTTCAATTAACTATTAAGCTAAtttctgtgctaaaaagctgCAATTTAAGGTCAGCGTTATGCAATACTATTAATGTATGCAATCTCAATACGTCCATAGAGGGCCTACTGTAATTCAATTTTTAAAGGCCTAAATTTACTTTCCTACAGATGAACTCGAGGCGCGTTTCACCCTCACCCACCGAGATGCCGTGTCCCTTTATTTCGTGGCTGCTGCCCCGCTGCTGCAGTGGCCCAGGCAGACACCGCTGCGGCAGGAGCCTCCCGCGGGCGCTGCCGCAGGGCGCGCGGGAGCGGCCGGTGCCCCGTGAGACCCCCGCGGGGACCCGGCGCGGGGAGCTCGGAGCCGCAGACTCCCCTCTGGGCCTGCTCTGCGTTTTCCAGCCGTCCGCGCCCAGTGCCGAGCGACCGCGGGatgcggcggcgggcggcccccccGGGCGCACACCTGAGGGCtgcggctgccccagccccgaaTCTCCCGGGGGGAGCGATGCAGCCGCTGGCCGGGCAGCTGCCCGGACCTCACGCCGTGTCTCATGACCCACCCCCGACGCTCATCTCTCCTCGGAGCGCGTTtgcacccgcagcctccccccTCCGTGGGAGAAGAGGGCGTGGGCGCCTTCCTGCGACGCGgaaaccccctcccccccgggaGCAGGGGGGCCCTGGCCTCGGAGCCCTTCCCCCGCGAAGGAGGCGCCAGTCCCCCCGATCCCACCCCCGCGGTCCTCAGAAGGCGGGGagcctcccctcagcgcccccccccccccggccccccgacCGCCCCTCACCTTCGGGCGGGTCCCGCAGGAGGTTCTGCCGGATGTCCAGGTAGCGCACCTCCGCCTCCCGCCggggccccggccccggcgccctcGCCGCTACCCCCCAGGTTCCCGCCCCGGGGACAGCACCCGAACTCTCGCTCCAGGCGACgcgggcccggccggcggcctcCAGGCGCAGCCCGCGGAGCGGCAGCGGCcccgccagctccagcagcacctgcccgGACACCGTGTCGCCGCTGCAGtagccgccgccgctgccgcgcCGGGCCTCGTCCTCCAGCACCAGGGCCAGCGTCCTcaccgccccgccggccccggggcccaggcccggcccggccgccgccatcGCTCCCCGGCTGCGGGGGAAGCCTGCGGCCGCCGTCGACGGTTGCTTTAAAACCCGCCCGTCTCCGCCAGCGCCTGCAGCGGAAAGtcccgccccagcccgctcctcaTTGGCCGCCCCTCAGCTCCCTGCCATACTATTCGCCGCGGGCTGCCCCGGGGCCCCCTCCTCATTGGTTCCTCTACGGGCGCACACTCGGAGTGCGTCACGCTGCGTGATCACGGCGGCGGAGCCAATCGTGTGCGGACGGCCGCGCGTGGACAGCTCCCCGATTGGCCGGGTGGCTGCAGCTACCTGGCGAGCGGGCCAATGACGCGGCATGGCTACCACGTGCACAGCCTGTGGATAAACAGgcaggggaggggcggggcgaagggccgggcggggcggcgaagggaggggagggcggggcggACCCGCGAGCGGCCTCCCTCAGCCCGCCGGGGAGGGCCCGGGCAGCGCGGCTGCGGGGATCTCGGCCCTCGCTGTCCCGCCTTCCGGCTGTGGCCACTGTCGTGGCGGGCGTTGCGTGGCGGGGAAGCCTCGGGCCCTCGGTTGCTGTCATGGCggctgaggggaggagggagcgcggggccggggccgccttcggtctcagcctctcctcgccGGGCTGGCTGAGC
The sequence above is drawn from the Rissa tridactyla isolate bRisTri1 chromosome 9, bRisTri1.patW.cur.20221130, whole genome shotgun sequence genome and encodes:
- the ARRDC4 gene encoding arrestin domain-containing protein 4; the protein is MAAAGPGLGPGAGGAVRTLALVLEDEARRGSGGGYCSGDTVSGQVLLELAGPLPLRGLRLEAAGRARVAWSESSGAVPGAGTWGVAARAPGPGPRREAEVRYLDIRQNLLRDPPEGEESLILLDGRHEFPFSFQLPQEPLVTSFTGKYGSIQYYVKAILERPAAPDQSVQTELQVISHIDVSSPALLTPVLRSQEKMVGCWFFTSGPVSLSAKIERKGYCNGEAIPIYAEIENCSSRLIVPKAAIFQTQTYLASGKTKTFRQMVANVRGNHIASGSTDTWNGKTLKIPPVSPSILDCCIIRVEYSLAVYIHIPGAKKLMIEMPLVIGTIPCIGFSSRNSSITSQFSMDMSWLALTMPERPEAPPNYADVVSEEEFSRHVPAYPPPIDCEEQLCCPVFAYIQEFRFQPPPLYSEIDPHPTDVEEVQPVSFMV